In the genome of Ignavibacteriales bacterium, one region contains:
- the fliQ gene encoding flagellar biosynthesis protein FliQ: MTEELIIEIMKEVFFTTFLVLLPVLGVSLVVGIIISIFQSATSIQEMTLTFVPKILITALAIIFMLPWMMDKMINITLKLFTMFTTVVR; the protein is encoded by the coding sequence ATGACAGAAGAATTAATTATAGAAATAATGAAGGAAGTTTTCTTCACAACTTTTCTTGTCCTGCTTCCCGTACTTGGTGTTTCGCTTGTTGTAGGTATAATCATCTCGATTTTCCAGTCCGCTACATCAATACAGGAAATGACATTAACTTTTGTTCCTAAAATTTTAATTACAGCACTCGCAATAATTTTTATGCTGCCGTGGATGATGGACAAGATGATAAACATTACACTCAAACTATTCACAATGTTTACCACGGTAGTCCGATGA
- the fliR gene encoding flagellar biosynthetic protein FliR, whose translation MTNILVADFVLVLLIFLRIISAMVASPVFSNKALPVIPKIFISFVIAYIVFLSVDTAQVKFDITVWSLFFFAVKEIITGLIIGFMMNFVFYGISFAGHIIGFDMGLTIADVFNPMEETNNNVVGEVIYISALLVFFLINGHHYLIRGLAYSFSVVQLGKFSINASVYDLLVKYSASIFIIAVKISSPILVSFFLVHLGEAVIARVMPQVQIFFVTQPLKIGIGFLLIMIAVPFCIYVIKILLKDYENNLFTLVKAMGS comes from the coding sequence ATGACTAACATACTTGTAGCTGATTTTGTCCTGGTTCTTTTGATCTTTTTGCGGATAATATCTGCTATGGTTGCCTCCCCTGTTTTCAGCAATAAAGCATTACCGGTAATTCCCAAAATTTTTATCTCGTTTGTAATTGCTTACATAGTTTTTCTTTCTGTTGACACGGCACAGGTAAAGTTTGATATCACTGTATGGTCGCTTTTCTTTTTTGCTGTCAAAGAAATTATTACAGGACTGATTATAGGCTTCATGATGAATTTCGTGTTTTACGGAATTTCATTTGCTGGACACATAATAGGATTTGACATGGGTTTAACAATTGCCGATGTATTTAATCCAATGGAAGAGACAAACAATAACGTGGTCGGTGAAGTGATTTACATCTCTGCGCTGCTCGTTTTTTTTCTTATCAACGGACACCATTATTTAATAAGAGGTCTGGCTTATTCATTTTCAGTTGTTCAGCTCGGTAAGTTTTCAATCAATGCCTCCGTTTATGATCTTCTTGTAAAATACTCAGCATCAATATTTATAATTGCTGTTAAGATTTCATCACCGATACTTGTTTCATTTTTCCTGGTACATCTTGGTGAAGCAGTAATTGCACGCGTGATGCCCCAGGTTCAGATATTTTTTGTGACTCAACCTTTGAAAATAGGGATTGGGTTTTTACTGATTATGATCGCGGTTCCGTTTTGTATCTATGTAATAAAAATTCTTTTGAAGGATTATGAGAATAATCTTTTCACACTTGTTAAAGCGATGGGTTCATAA
- the flhB gene encoding flagellar biosynthesis protein FlhB encodes MAEVDGQEKTEQPTSKKLQEARDKGQVAKSMEINSFAIFTSGLLLVLISQSHLGTQMSEMSIKIFNSLDVLELNANMIQGYAAQALAFFVITIGPVFAGIFVVALIAGISQVGFKISVKALKPKFNKLNPINGIKSLFFSSRSFVEFGKALAKLTVIGLFTYLVLYDFVINSPSLTDLTVSEIVSYLLDAAYSFLWKVALVFAAIAAIDFLYQRKKFNKDMMMTKQEVKEEFKQSEGDPLIKSRIKKLQYEAAKKRMMQNIPKADVIITNPTHYAIALKYDMQKDKAPRVLAKGVDELAQRIKKIAAENDIPMHEDRELARMLYKMCDIGDLIPTVLFKAVAQILAYVYQLKNEKKKRSIV; translated from the coding sequence ATGGCAGAAGTAGACGGCCAGGAAAAAACCGAACAACCTACCAGTAAAAAGCTGCAGGAAGCACGCGATAAAGGTCAGGTTGCAAAAAGTATGGAGATAAACTCCTTTGCAATATTTACATCGGGACTACTTCTTGTTTTAATAAGTCAAAGTCATTTGGGAACACAAATGTCCGAAATGTCTATAAAAATTTTTAATTCACTTGATGTGCTTGAACTAAACGCAAATATGATACAGGGATACGCCGCACAGGCTTTAGCATTTTTTGTTATAACAATCGGACCTGTGTTCGCTGGTATTTTTGTTGTCGCGTTAATTGCTGGAATTTCCCAGGTCGGATTTAAGATCAGCGTAAAGGCATTAAAACCAAAATTCAATAAACTTAATCCTATCAACGGAATAAAAAGTTTGTTCTTTTCATCAAGATCTTTTGTTGAATTCGGCAAAGCACTCGCTAAACTAACAGTGATTGGATTGTTCACTTACTTAGTTCTTTACGATTTTGTAATTAACTCGCCATCATTAACTGATCTTACTGTTTCTGAAATCGTTTCATACCTGCTTGACGCGGCTTATTCATTCCTATGGAAAGTTGCGTTGGTATTTGCGGCTATAGCTGCAATTGATTTTCTATATCAGCGAAAAAAGTTTAACAAAGATATGATGATGACCAAACAGGAAGTGAAAGAAGAATTTAAACAGAGTGAGGGTGATCCTTTAATTAAATCGAGGATTAAAAAACTTCAGTATGAAGCTGCAAAAAAACGTATGATGCAGAATATTCCCAAGGCTGATGTTATCATAACAAACCCTACACACTATGCCATAGCATTGAAATACGATATGCAGAAGGATAAAGCTCCCCGCGTATTAGCTAAAGGCGTAGATGAGCTTGCTCAAAGAATTAAAAAGATTGCAGCAGAAAATGATATACCGATGCATGAAGACAGGGAACTTGCAAGGATGTTATATAAAATGTGTGACATCGGAGACTTAATTCCTACTGTGTTATTTAAAGCGGTAGCACAAATCCTGGCTTATGTCTACCAATTAAAAAATGAAAAGAAAAAAAGATCGATAGTATAA
- the flhA gene encoding flagellar biosynthesis protein FlhA — MKSLGRNSDLILAFGLIFMLALMLVPLPAGLLDFFLALNITLSVLILIVALYIQSPLDISVFPGLLLVLTLFRLALNISSTRLILIDGYAGKVIETFGSFVVSGNYVVGFIVFIILVIIQFIVIVKGSGRISEVAARFTLDAMPGKQMAIDADLNTGLITEADARKRRDEISREAEFYGAMDGASKFVKGDAVAGILINGINIIGGFIIGVAQRGLTFGDALQSYTILTIGDGLVSQIPALIIATAAGLVVTRSAAGTALDSQMKTQLFSNPRVLATVSGMVLLFAALPGMPTIPFVVLSITLGTSSYLTKKKRSLVQTVVKEEEVAPEQTEERVEQYLQVDPIEIEIGYGLISLVDEKQGGNLFQKISSTRKFMALEYGILIPPVRVRDNLQLEPNEYLIKIKGNIASTFEIYTDRFLAMNPGGIAETLNGIPTQDPAFNLPSYWVTSQEKDRAEVLGYTVVDSISVLSTHLQETLKQNFDKILTRQAVKQLLENLKKDYPAVIEDIHPDALSIGTIQKVLQNLLKEFIPIKDLVQILEALIDYSKVTKNIDVLTEYVRHSIGDTIASLHKDSNGIIHAAALGEVLESSITKSLQNQKEAVQTLGLSPNVLRELNNILEQTVEKFKGLGYLPLIITSATIRPYFYRLINSSFRDIIVLSYSELPSQIEIELIDRIEVSNAN; from the coding sequence GTGAAATCATTAGGAAGAAATTCAGATTTAATACTTGCATTCGGGTTGATATTTATGTTAGCCCTTATGCTGGTCCCGCTTCCGGCTGGATTGCTTGATTTCTTTCTTGCACTCAACATTACACTTTCAGTATTGATACTGATAGTCGCATTGTATATTCAATCACCTCTTGATATATCTGTCTTCCCCGGCTTGTTGCTTGTACTAACTCTTTTCAGACTTGCATTAAATATCAGTTCCACAAGATTAATACTGATTGATGGTTATGCCGGAAAAGTTATTGAAACTTTCGGGTCATTTGTTGTAAGCGGAAATTACGTTGTAGGATTTATCGTCTTTATAATTCTTGTAATCATCCAGTTTATAGTGATCGTGAAAGGTTCAGGAAGAATTTCAGAAGTTGCCGCAAGATTTACTCTGGATGCAATGCCCGGCAAACAAATGGCTATTGATGCTGATCTGAATACCGGACTAATAACTGAAGCTGACGCACGCAAAAGAAGAGATGAAATCAGTCGTGAAGCAGAGTTCTACGGTGCAATGGACGGTGCAAGTAAATTTGTAAAGGGAGATGCAGTAGCGGGAATTTTAATTAATGGTATTAACATCATCGGCGGATTTATTATTGGTGTCGCACAGCGAGGCTTAACATTTGGTGATGCACTTCAGTCATATACAATACTTACAATTGGTGATGGTCTTGTATCTCAGATTCCGGCGCTGATAATTGCCACAGCCGCCGGTCTTGTTGTTACAAGAAGCGCTGCCGGCACCGCGCTTGATTCACAAATGAAAACGCAGTTGTTCTCAAACCCGCGCGTACTTGCAACAGTTTCAGGAATGGTTTTATTGTTTGCTGCTTTACCGGGAATGCCTACAATACCTTTCGTCGTGTTAAGCATTACACTGGGCACCTCATCTTATCTGACTAAGAAAAAACGTTCCCTAGTACAGACAGTTGTTAAAGAGGAAGAAGTTGCACCCGAACAGACAGAAGAAAGAGTTGAACAATATTTACAAGTCGACCCAATTGAAATTGAAATTGGCTACGGGCTTATAAGTCTTGTTGATGAAAAACAGGGCGGAAATCTTTTTCAGAAAATTTCTTCAACAAGAAAATTTATGGCGCTTGAGTATGGAATATTAATTCCGCCGGTTCGGGTAAGAGATAATCTCCAGCTTGAGCCGAACGAATACCTGATAAAAATAAAAGGCAACATTGCTTCAACATTTGAAATTTATACCGACAGATTTCTTGCAATGAATCCCGGAGGCATAGCAGAAACACTTAACGGAATACCAACACAGGATCCTGCTTTTAACCTGCCGAGTTACTGGGTTACTTCGCAGGAAAAAGACAGGGCTGAAGTTCTCGGATATACGGTGGTCGATAGTATTTCAGTTCTGTCAACACATCTGCAGGAAACCTTGAAACAAAATTTCGATAAAATATTAACAAGGCAGGCTGTTAAACAACTTCTTGAAAATCTTAAGAAGGATTACCCGGCTGTAATTGAAGATATTCATCCGGATGCACTTTCAATCGGGACAATTCAAAAGGTACTCCAGAATCTTTTAAAAGAGTTTATTCCTATAAAAGATCTTGTACAGATTCTTGAAGCATTGATCGACTATTCGAAAGTAACTAAGAACATAGATGTATTAACTGAATACGTGCGTCATTCAATAGGCGATACAATTGCAAGCCTTCACAAAGACAGCAACGGAATAATACACGCAGCAGCACTCGGTGAAGTACTTGAATCATCAATAACAAAATCATTACAGAACCAGAAGGAAGCCGTACAAACGCTGGGTCTTAGCCCGAACGTGCTTCGTGAGCTTAACAATATTCTTGAACAAACTGTAGAAAAATTTAAAGGTCTGGGCTATTTGCCGCTCATAATTACATCGGCGACAATCCGACCATACTTTTACAGGTTAATCAATTCAAGCTTCAGGGATATTATTGTGTTGTCATATTCGGAATTACCATCACAGATAGAAATTGAGTTAATAGACAGGATAGAGGTTTCAAATGCAAATTAA